Proteins found in one Podarcis muralis chromosome 5, rPodMur119.hap1.1, whole genome shotgun sequence genomic segment:
- the SERPINC1 gene encoding antithrombin-III: MAFPPPFSLFWLWLSRRNTLTDWDELCQKQANQPFAHAALRGEKAPGRRRKMQLPLLLLISMLSAVTPHHHLVKDVCTAKPKDIPVNPMCIYRNPDKKAQEAAASGPIQENLPSSTNPRVWELSKANSRFAALFYKNLTSSRNANDNIFLSPLSISTAFAMTKLGACGNTLQQLMEVFQFDTISEKTSDQIHFFFAKLNCRLYKKANKSSELVSANRLFGEKSFSFNETYQNVSEVVYGAKLWPLNFKEKPELSRALINDWVANKTEKLIKNVIPEGGIDALTVLVLVNTIYFKGHWKSKFELENTKVENFYRTGSGPCPAPTMYQEATFKYASIASSKVQVLELPYKGDDITMVLILPFAQTRLAEVEQGLTAEKLEGWLNALREVSISVHLPRFRMEDSFSLKEKLQQMGLTDLFRPEDANLPGIISGARRDVFVSEAFHKASLEVNEEGSEAAASTAVMISGRSFPLNKLVFNANRPFMVLIREVAINAILFLGRVANPCS, translated from the exons ATggccttcccaccccctttttccttGTTTTGGCTCTGGCTGAGTAGAAGGAACACTCTTACTGACTGGGATGAACTTTGCCAAAAGCAAGCAAACCAGCCATTTGCTCACGCTGCCTTAAGAGGAGAGAAAGCCCCAGGAAGAAGGAG GAAGATGCAGCTCCCACTACTTCTTCTCATCTCTATGTTGTCTGCTGTAACTCCACACCACCATTTAGTGAAGGATGTATGCACTGCCAAGCCAAAGGATATCCCTGTAAACCCTATGTGTATCTACCGCAACCCAGATAAGAAGGCCCAAGAGGCTGCAGCCTCTGGACCGATTCAAGAGAACCTTCCCAGCTCTACCAACCCACGTGTCTGGGAGTTGTCCAAGGCCAATTCTCGCTTTGCTGCCCTCTTCTACAAGAATCTGACCAGCTCCAGGAATGCCAATGACAACATCTTCTTGTCACCCCTCAGCATCTCCACAGCCTTTGCCATGACTAAGCTGGGAGCCTGTGGCAACACCCTCCAGCAGCTAATGGAG gtttttcagttTGACACTATTTCAGAAAAGACATCAGATCAGATCCACTTCTTCTTTGCCAAACTTAACTGCCGACTTTACAAGAAAGCCAACAAATCATCAGAGTTGGTGTCAGCCAACCGCCTCTTTGGGGAGAAGTCCTTCAGCTTCAATGAAACCTATCAGAATGTTAGTGAGGTGGTTTATGGAGCTAAACTCTGGCCTTTGAACTTCAAA GAGAAGCCAGAATTATCTCGGGCACTCATTAATGACTGGGTGGCAAACAAAACAGAGAAGCTCATCAagaatgtgatcccagaaggagGCATTGATGCCCTCACCGTTTTGGTACTAGTCAACACTATTTACTTTAAG GGCCACTGGAAATCAAAGTTCGAGCTCGAAAATACAAAGGTGGAGAACTTTTACAGAACTGGTTCTGGGCCTTGCCCTGCGCCTACCATGTATCAGGAAGCGACATTCAAGTACGCCTCTATTGCAAGCTCCAAAGTGCAGGTCCTGGAGCTGCCCTACAAAGGAGATGACATCACCATGGTGCTCATCCTGCCCTTTGCACAGACCCGCCTGGCAGAAGTGGAACAGGGGCTGACAGCCGAGAAGCTGGAAGGCTGGCTGAATGCCCTGAGAGAGGTCTCCATCTCAGTGCATCTGCCCCGCTTCCGTATGGAGGACAGCTTCAGCCTGAAAGAGAAGCTGCAACAGATGGGGCTGACGGATCTCTTCAGACCGGAAGACGCCAATCTGCCAG GGATAATTTCAGGTGCCCGGAGGGATGTTTTTGTATCTGAAGCATTCCACAAAGCATCTCTAGAG GTGAATGAAGAAGGCAGCGAGGCAGCTGCTTCCACAGCCGTCATGATCTCAGGCCGTTCATTTCCTTTGAACAAACTTGTCTTCAATGCTAACAGACCTTTCATGGTGCTCATACGGGAAGTTGCCATCAATGCCATTCTCTTCCTGGGCAGAGTAGCCAATCCCTGCTCTTAA